Proteins found in one Miscanthus floridulus cultivar M001 chromosome 4, ASM1932011v1, whole genome shotgun sequence genomic segment:
- the LOC136548808 gene encoding predicted GPI-anchored protein 58, whose protein sequence is MPPPMGALPLQALDVSSNNMPATPGCARCRRRSPANPPHPATSAHARRWRSPARPSPATHGRAHRGGRARWSCPPRPASPSKPAQPQPRHAPAPAAPLLVLALGLVLARALTRPRPRPWARPRPRPDSPSRAPRLALVLTVSLALGLVLALGLGLTAERNKVY, encoded by the exons ATGCCGCCGCCCATGGGCGCGCTGCCGCTGCAGGCGCTCGACGTGTCGAGCAACAACATG CCCGCCACGCCCGGCtgcgcgcgctgccgccgccgcagcccggcCAACCCGCCCCATCCCGCCACGTCTGCCCACGCACGTCGGTGGCGGTCGCCGGCCCGCCCCAGCCCCGCCACGCACGGCCGCGCGCACCGCGGTGGCCGCGCCCGCTGGTCGTGCCCTCCACGGCCGGCCAGCCCATCCAAGCCCGCCCAGCCCCAGCCACGCCACGCCCCAGCGCCGGCCGcgcccctcctcgtcctcgccctcgGGCTCGTCCTCGCCCGCGCCCTGACTCGCCCTCGTCCTCGCCCGTGGGCTCGTCCTCGCCCGCGCCCTGACTCGCCCTCGCGCGCGCCTCGACTCGCCCTCGTCCTCACCGTCAGCCTCGCCCTCGGCCTTGTCCTCgccctcggcctcggcctcaccGCGGAGAGGAACAAGGTATACTAA